The genomic interval AGGAATGGACTTCATGCATACAATAAAAATGCTTGTCGGTATTTGGGTAATAGGAATGCTTGAAATGGTGCTTATTCGCACGAAAAAAGGCGAGAATACGAAGACATTATGGATTTTATTCGTTATTTCCTTTATTGTCGTTTTAGGAATTGGATACAGCATTTAATAGTTAACAACCTAAGGGCTTGTAGAAGAGATATCTTTTACAAGCCTTTTTTCAAAAATATTTTTCTCTTAGATTAGAGATGATTTGATGAGAAGGAGGCAGGGGGCATTATATGAAGGGGCTTACGATAAAAAATGGAATCCTTCTATTTCTTTGTGTAGGAGCATTATATCAAGCATATGAAACAGATGCTTGGAATTTCGCTATGCTATTATTTCTTTTATCTATTATTCTTGGATGTTATTTTCTTGTACCTGTGTTTAAAAGAAAGAGTATTCCAGTCTTATTTATTTTGATTCTCCTTGAAATGATGCAGTTCGTAGTAGAGAGAGAGTTAACTGGGTATCTCGTTCTCTTATTGTTTTATTTTACAATGGAGTTAGGTACATATATGTCAACGAATCTCTATCGAATGATTGTTTGCCTATTCGTTTTGATGAATGTTGGCATTGGAATAATCGTTTTTTCCTATACCTCTTTTATTTGGATATGTCTGTTCTTGTTAATCTCCTATTTACTCATTCATTTAAATAATCTAGACGAAGATTATCAACAAATTAGAGAAACCTATGAATCTTTATTAAATGATTATCGTATACAAAAAAGACAATCCTATCATAATGAACATGCAGCAAGAGTGGAGGAAAGGAATCTCATTGCTAGAGAAATGCATGATTCCGTCGGCCATAAGCTGACAGCATTAATGATGCAAGTGGAACAATTTTTGATTAAAGAGAAAAAAGAAGAATATAGGCTTTTAAAGAATATGACAGAGGAATGCTTAGAAGAAACAAGAAAAGCGGTTCGCCTATTACAAGTGGAGGAGCCAGGAGGAATTGCTTCTATTATTGCACTTATAAAAAAATTAGAAAGTGAAAGCAATATTCACGTTCATTTTACAACAAAGCAAGGAGTACTTCTAGTCAATCTAAGCAATAAACAAAATGCTGTTCTCTATCGTTCCATTCAGGAAGGAATAACAAATGCCATGAAATATGGAAGTTCGAAGGCTGTACATATAACGCTAGGAGTTTCTCCCATTGGAAACCTAACTTTTGAGATTAGAAATCCATATATTCATAAGCACCCGTTTCATTATGGTTTTGGCTTAGAAAACATGAGAAATAGAATAGAAGAAGGCCAAGGGAAATTAGAGGTTTTTCATTTAAACGGAGAATTTATCCTGCAAGGAAATATTCCTGTTGGGGGGAAGAAAAATGATTCGCGTGTTAATTGCTGAGGATCAAGCAATTGTCAGAAATGGCTTGAAAATGATTATTGAGCAAGACGAAGATATCCAAGTAGTTGCAGAAGCGGAAAATGGAAAAGCAGTATTGGCGTTATTAGAAAAAACAATTGTGGATATTGTTCTTATGGATATTCGAATGCCAATTATGGATGGCATGGAAGCAACGAAACGAATTCGCCAGCAATTTCCACAAATTAAAATCCTTATTCTTACTACATTTAATGATGAGGAATATGCCCTACAGGCTTTTCAAGAAGGGGCGAATGGATTTCTACTAAAGACGACAGAAAGCTTTACGTTAGTAAATAGCATAAAAAGCTGTTTATCAGGGGGGATTTCCATTCATGACCAAGTAGCAGCCAAATT from Niallia sp. FSL W8-0635 carries:
- a CDS encoding response regulator transcription factor; the protein is MIRVLIAEDQAIVRNGLKMIIEQDEDIQVVAEAENGKAVLALLEKTIVDIVLMDIRMPIMDGMEATKRIRQQFPQIKILILTTFNDEEYALQAFQEGANGFLLKTTESFTLVNSIKSCLSGGISIHDQVAAKLMPKLLKKETNHEKALKDNEIVPLTKREIEIVKSIGQGKTNKEISRELLLSVGTIKNHITQILSKLELRDRTQLAIYAVRNDYI
- a CDS encoding sensor histidine kinase is translated as MKGLTIKNGILLFLCVGALYQAYETDAWNFAMLLFLLSIILGCYFLVPVFKRKSIPVLFILILLEMMQFVVERELTGYLVLLLFYFTMELGTYMSTNLYRMIVCLFVLMNVGIGIIVFSYTSFIWICLFLLISYLLIHLNNLDEDYQQIRETYESLLNDYRIQKRQSYHNEHAARVEERNLIAREMHDSVGHKLTALMMQVEQFLIKEKKEEYRLLKNMTEECLEETRKAVRLLQVEEPGGIASIIALIKKLESESNIHVHFTTKQGVLLVNLSNKQNAVLYRSIQEGITNAMKYGSSKAVHITLGVSPIGNLTFEIRNPYIHKHPFHYGFGLENMRNRIEEGQGKLEVFHLNGEFILQGNIPVGGKKNDSRVNC